A region from the uncultured Stenotrophomonas sp. genome encodes:
- the dan gene encoding D-aminoacylase encodes MYDVLIRNALVLDGSDRPGMHGDVGVRAGRIVAVGALDGQATQVIDAAGRTLAPGFIDVHTHDDIEVIRQPAMTSKLSQGVTTVVVGNCGISASPVRIRGDVPDPMNLLGDAGDFRYPDFASYRRAVETTQPAVNVAALVGHTALRQNHMDRLDRAATADEIGAMRAQLRESLQQGALGLSSGLAYGSAFHAPSAEVAELARELPAGGLYATHLRDEFAGILDALEEAFGAARAPRAAVRVSHVKCAGIDNWGRSREVLRHLDDAAHTQDVACDCYPYAASASTLDLKQVTDAYDILITWSEPEPAQGGRLLADIASDWDLPLLDAAMRLQPAGAVYHCMDEADVRRFLLHPLTMIGSDGLPRDPRPHPRLWGTFPRVLGHYARDEKLFPLHTAVHKMTGLPATRFALGARGFIRPGGCADLVLFDPARVRDMASFHDPVRAAEGIDAVWVNGKLAYDGNKVIARPGQFIAPHEAPLPSG; translated from the coding sequence ATGTACGACGTACTGATCCGCAACGCGCTGGTCCTCGACGGCAGCGACCGGCCCGGCATGCACGGCGACGTCGGCGTGCGCGCTGGCCGCATCGTCGCGGTCGGCGCGCTCGATGGACAGGCCACGCAGGTCATCGACGCCGCCGGCCGCACGCTGGCGCCGGGTTTCATCGACGTGCATACCCACGACGACATCGAAGTGATCCGGCAACCGGCAATGACCAGCAAGCTGTCGCAGGGCGTGACCACCGTGGTGGTCGGCAACTGCGGCATCAGCGCCAGCCCGGTGCGCATCCGCGGCGATGTGCCCGACCCGATGAACCTGCTCGGCGACGCCGGCGACTTCCGCTACCCGGACTTCGCCAGCTACCGCCGCGCGGTGGAAACCACGCAACCGGCGGTGAACGTGGCCGCGCTGGTCGGCCACACCGCGCTGCGCCAGAACCACATGGACCGGCTCGACCGCGCCGCCACCGCCGACGAGATCGGCGCGATGCGCGCGCAGCTGCGCGAAAGCCTGCAACAGGGCGCGCTCGGCCTGAGCAGCGGCCTGGCCTATGGCTCGGCGTTCCACGCGCCATCTGCGGAAGTGGCCGAACTGGCGCGCGAACTGCCCGCCGGCGGCCTGTACGCCACCCACCTGCGCGACGAGTTCGCCGGCATCCTCGACGCGCTGGAGGAAGCCTTCGGTGCCGCGCGCGCGCCACGCGCCGCGGTGCGCGTCTCGCACGTCAAATGCGCCGGCATCGACAACTGGGGCCGCAGCCGCGAGGTGCTGCGCCATCTCGACGACGCCGCGCATACGCAGGACGTGGCCTGCGACTGCTACCCGTATGCGGCCAGCGCCTCGACGCTGGACCTCAAGCAGGTCACCGACGCCTACGACATCCTGATCACGTGGTCCGAACCGGAACCGGCGCAGGGCGGGCGCCTGCTGGCCGACATCGCCTCCGACTGGGACCTGCCGCTGCTCGATGCGGCGATGCGCCTGCAGCCGGCCGGCGCGGTCTACCACTGCATGGACGAGGCCGACGTGCGCCGCTTCCTGCTGCACCCGCTGACGATGATCGGCTCGGACGGCCTGCCGCGCGACCCGCGCCCGCACCCGCGGCTGTGGGGCACTTTCCCGCGGGTGCTGGGCCACTATGCGCGCGACGAGAAGCTGTTCCCGCTGCACACCGCCGTGCACAAGATGACCGGCCTGCCGGCCACCCGCTTCGCGCTGGGCGCGCGCGGCTTCATCCGCCCCGGCGGCTGCGCCGACCTGGTGCTGTTCGACCCGGCACGGGTACGCGACATGGCCAGCTTCCACGACCCGGTGCGTGCCGCCGAGGGCATCGACGCGGTGTGGGTCAACGGAAAGCTGGCTTATGACGGCAACAAAGTTATCGCGCGTCCGGGACAGTTCATCGCGCCGCATGAAGCCCCTCTCCCATCGGGGTGA
- a CDS encoding Transcriptional regulator, with product MFDIVYELRQRQHEFSPVEARIASTILADVDAAAQYGVTELAERAGVSAAAISRFAKALGCEHVRELRARLASASAVGKRFLEQQNAPPVSALFAQICDDIQTCLQHNLAGLDEEVVQQLADAICRARRIHVFGIGGCSTVFAQEMQNRLMRFGLPIVACNDAVVMKMTAAITGPQDLVLALSVSGITPEVVSAVEIARGYGARVGTITRAGTPLAALGDWLLPISIEETDFVFKPSASRYAMMLAIDVLATTTALNGAGDNHEHLRRIKLALDRYRGGDSRLPLGD from the coding sequence ATGTTCGACATCGTCTACGAGCTGCGCCAACGGCAGCACGAATTCAGCCCGGTCGAGGCGCGCATCGCCAGCACCATCCTCGCCGACGTCGACGCCGCCGCCCAATACGGCGTGACCGAGCTGGCCGAGCGCGCCGGGGTCAGTGCCGCGGCGATATCGCGCTTCGCCAAGGCGCTGGGCTGCGAACACGTGCGCGAGCTGCGCGCGCGGCTGGCCTCGGCCAGCGCGGTCGGCAAGCGCTTCCTGGAACAGCAGAACGCGCCGCCGGTGTCGGCGCTGTTCGCACAGATCTGCGACGACATCCAGACCTGCCTGCAACACAACCTGGCTGGCCTCGACGAAGAGGTGGTGCAGCAGCTGGCCGACGCCATCTGCCGGGCGCGGCGCATCCACGTGTTCGGCATCGGCGGTTGCTCGACGGTGTTCGCGCAGGAAATGCAAAACCGGCTGATGCGCTTCGGCCTGCCGATCGTCGCCTGCAACGATGCGGTGGTGATGAAGATGACCGCCGCCATCACCGGCCCGCAGGATCTTGTACTGGCGCTGTCGGTCAGCGGCATCACCCCGGAAGTTGTGTCGGCGGTGGAGATCGCCCGTGGCTACGGCGCCCGCGTCGGCACCATCACCCGCGCCGGCACGCCGCTGGCGGCATTGGGCGACTGGCTGCTGCCGATCAGCATCGAGGAAACCGATTTCGTGTTCAAACCCTCCGCGTCGCGCTACGCGATGATGCTGGCCATCGACGTGCTGGCCACCACCACCGCGCTCAACGGCGCCGGCGACAACCACGAACACCTGCGCCGCATCAAGCTGGCGCTGGACCGCTACCGCGGCGGCGACTCGCGCCTGCCGCTGGGCGACTGA
- the gntP gene encoding Gluconate permease produces MSDGNLLLAYAVLSILALIVLIARFRLNPFISVTVVSVGLALLAGMPAPEILPAYEQGVGKTLGHIALIVALGTMLGKMMAESGGAERIARTLIARFGTKNVHWAMMLVAFCIGLPIFFEVGFVLLIPIVLNVARRTGVPLLLVGLPMVAGLSVVHGLVPPHPAAMLAVSAYQADVGRTVFYALLVGLPTAALAGPLFAKVVAPRVRLPAHNPMEAALLNEGHSRIPDEQLPGFGITLATLMLPVALMLLGGWADQIATPGSPLNHGLRFLGHSVVALLLATLLSFVTLGLMRGFDREQILKFSQECLAPTAAITLLVGAGGGLNGILVHTGVAAEIINLSQRFELSPLLMGWTMAALMRVATGSATVAMTTASGIVAPIAAATGYPHPELLVLATGAGSVVLSHVNDGGFWLVKEYFNMTVAQTFKTWTVLETLISVTALLLVMALATVL; encoded by the coding sequence ATGAGCGACGGGAACCTGCTGCTGGCCTACGCGGTATTGTCGATCCTGGCGCTGATCGTGCTGATCGCGCGCTTCCGGCTCAACCCGTTCATCAGCGTCACCGTGGTGTCGGTCGGGCTGGCGCTGCTGGCCGGCATGCCGGCGCCGGAGATCCTGCCGGCCTACGAGCAGGGCGTGGGCAAGACGCTGGGGCACATCGCGCTGATCGTGGCGCTGGGCACCATGCTCGGCAAGATGATGGCCGAGTCCGGCGGCGCCGAGCGCATCGCGCGTACGCTGATCGCCCGCTTCGGCACGAAGAACGTGCACTGGGCGATGATGCTGGTCGCCTTCTGCATCGGCCTGCCGATCTTCTTCGAGGTCGGCTTCGTACTGCTGATCCCGATCGTCCTCAACGTCGCCCGCCGTACCGGCGTGCCGCTGCTGCTGGTGGGCCTGCCGATGGTGGCCGGGCTGTCAGTGGTGCACGGTCTGGTGCCGCCGCATCCGGCGGCGATGCTGGCGGTGAGCGCTTACCAGGCCGACGTCGGGCGCACCGTGTTCTACGCCTTGCTGGTGGGCCTGCCCACCGCGGCGCTGGCCGGGCCGCTGTTCGCGAAGGTCGTCGCGCCGCGGGTAAGGCTGCCGGCGCACAACCCGATGGAAGCGGCGCTGCTGAACGAGGGCCACAGCCGTATTCCCGACGAACAGCTGCCGGGCTTCGGCATCACCCTTGCCACCTTGATGCTGCCGGTGGCGCTGATGCTGCTGGGCGGCTGGGCCGACCAGATCGCCACGCCCGGCTCGCCGCTCAACCACGGCCTGCGCTTCCTCGGCCATTCGGTGGTGGCGCTGCTGCTGGCCACCCTGCTGAGCTTCGTCACCCTGGGCCTGATGCGCGGCTTCGACCGCGAGCAGATACTGAAGTTCTCGCAGGAATGCCTGGCGCCGACTGCCGCCATCACCCTGCTGGTCGGCGCTGGCGGCGGCCTCAACGGCATCCTCGTGCACACCGGCGTGGCCGCGGAGATCATCAACCTGTCGCAGCGCTTCGAGCTGTCGCCGCTGCTGATGGGCTGGACCATGGCCGCACTGATGCGCGTGGCCACCGGCTCGGCGACAGTGGCGATGACCACCGCCTCGGGCATCGTCGCGCCCATCGCTGCCGCCACCGGCTACCCGCACCCGGAACTGCTGGTGCTGGCCACTGGCGCCGGCTCGGTGGTGCTCTCCCACGTCAACGACGGCGGCTTCTGGCTGGTGAAGGAGTACTTCAACATGACCGTGGCCCAGACCTTCAAGACCTGGACCGTGCTGGAAACCCTTATTTCCGTCACCGCGCTGCTGCTGGTGATGGCCCTGGCCACCGTGCTCTGA
- the dsd gene encoding D-serine deaminase, whose protein sequence is MENYFQSDRALSGKGLPAGGPWTPSSIAGAGGSILAEDVSLPVAVLEEPALRHNLEWMRHFTAAYGVQLAPHGKTTMSPALFRMQLDAGAWGITLATAPQAVTAFEHGVHRVLLANQLVGKGNFELIADLQARDAGFWFACVVDSADNVAALGQYFAARGQCIKVLLEIGIEGGRTGVRDEAQARTVLAEIARWPGAVALVGVEVYEGVARDEPGVRAVLQRTLAQWRAIRDAGGFAQVPAILSGAGSAWFDVVAEEFAALSGNADAQVVLRPGCYLTHDVGIYRQAAARIHAGNPVARDMGESLRPALRLWACVQSRPEPGKAIVALGKRDAAFDAGFPVPALHYRPDAAAPSEAPAHWRVTAMMDQHAFLEVRAIDDLRVGDLLCFDISHPCLTFDKWRHLLVVDAAHRIVGAVDTCF, encoded by the coding sequence GTGGAAAATTACTTTCAATCGGATCGAGCGTTGTCCGGCAAGGGGTTGCCGGCCGGTGGCCCGTGGACGCCATCATCCATCGCCGGGGCGGGCGGGTCCATCCTGGCCGAAGACGTCAGCCTGCCGGTCGCGGTGCTGGAGGAACCGGCGCTGCGCCACAACCTGGAATGGATGCGCCATTTCACCGCCGCCTACGGCGTGCAGCTGGCGCCGCACGGCAAGACCACGATGAGCCCGGCGCTGTTCCGCATGCAGCTCGATGCCGGCGCGTGGGGCATCACCCTCGCCACCGCGCCGCAGGCTGTGACCGCCTTCGAACATGGTGTGCACCGCGTGCTGCTGGCGAACCAGTTGGTCGGCAAGGGCAATTTCGAGCTGATCGCCGATCTGCAGGCGCGCGATGCCGGGTTCTGGTTCGCCTGCGTGGTCGATTCGGCCGACAATGTGGCCGCGCTGGGGCAGTATTTCGCCGCGCGCGGGCAATGCATCAAGGTGCTGCTGGAAATCGGCATCGAAGGCGGCCGCACCGGCGTGCGCGATGAGGCGCAGGCGCGCACGGTGCTGGCGGAAATCGCGCGCTGGCCGGGTGCGGTCGCGCTGGTCGGCGTCGAAGTCTACGAAGGCGTGGCCAGGGACGAGCCCGGCGTGCGCGCGGTGTTGCAACGCACGCTGGCGCAGTGGCGCGCAATTCGCGATGCCGGCGGTTTCGCGCAGGTGCCGGCGATCCTGTCCGGCGCCGGCTCGGCGTGGTTCGACGTGGTTGCCGAGGAATTCGCCGCGCTGTCCGGCAATGCCGATGCGCAGGTGGTGCTGCGCCCCGGCTGTTACCTCACCCACGACGTCGGCATCTACCGCCAGGCCGCCGCGCGCATCCATGCCGGCAACCCGGTCGCGCGCGACATGGGCGAAAGCCTGCGCCCGGCGCTGCGGTTGTGGGCCTGCGTGCAGTCGCGGCCGGAACCGGGCAAGGCGATCGTCGCGCTGGGCAAGCGCGATGCCGCGTTCGACGCCGGCTTCCCGGTACCGGCATTGCATTACCGGCCCGATGCGGCGGCGCCCTCCGAAGCGCCAGCGCACTGGCGGGTCACCGCGATGATGGACCAGCACGCTTTCCTCGAAGTTCGCGCCATCGACGACCTGCGCGTGGGCGACCTGCTGTGCTTCGACATCTCCCACCCGTGCCTGACCTTCGACAAGTGGCGCCACCTGCTGGTGGTCGATGCCGCGCACCGCATCGTCGGCGCGGTGGACACCTGCTTCTGA
- the maeB gene encoding putative fused malic enzyme oxidoreductase; putative phosphotransacetylase (Evidence 3 : Function proposed based on presence of conserved amino acid motif, structural feature or limited homology; PubMedId : 16141204; Product type pe : putative enzyme), whose product MSKEDFKQAALDYHRMSPPGKIRVAATKPMLTQRDLSLAYSPGVAYACQAIQDDPQQASELTARGNLVAVISNGTAVLGLGNIGPLAGKPVMEGKGVLFQKFAGIDVFDIEIDENDPDKLIDIIASLEPTFGGINLEDIKAPECFVVERKLRERMNIPVFHDDQHGTAIIVGAAILNALDITGKKIEEVKVATTGMGAAGISCVNMLVSLGVKPENVLAFDRDGVIHAGRPGLDPEKARYARDTDKRTLAEVVEGADIFLGLSAPGILSADMVRSMARDPVIFALANPTPEIMPEEARAARADAIIGTGRSDYPNQVNNALCFPYLFRGALDVGATIINEEMKIACVRAIAALARKEASDLGAAYGGETPSFGRDYLIPRPFDRRLLVELSSAVAQAAMDSGVATRPIEDMRAYREKLAQFVYRTSLLMKPVHDQARADKQRVVYAEGEEEVVLRAVQNVIDEGVALPILIGRPDVIESRIQRMSLRMKPGVDFEITNINDDPRFNDYWQYYHGLTGRKGVTVAAAKNLLRSRPTLIAAVMVARGEADAMLSGVVGRFHKKLGYVRSVIPLEPRVSSTSAMTGVINSQGVFFFVDTHVQEDPSVEQIVESTLQAAYRMKLFGIEPKVALLSHSNFGSHDSRDALKMRQVREQLLKRNPRLNVDGEMQGDTAWDEALREKLLPGSSLKGRANLFVLPNLEAANIAYNLVRVFTDGVAIGPILMGTSKPVHILTSSASARRILNMTAIAAVDAQIRKQMEAERGN is encoded by the coding sequence ATGTCCAAAGAAGATTTCAAACAGGCCGCCCTCGATTACCACCGCATGTCGCCGCCGGGCAAGATCCGGGTCGCCGCGACCAAGCCGATGCTGACCCAGCGCGACCTGTCGCTGGCGTACTCGCCGGGCGTGGCCTATGCCTGCCAGGCAATCCAGGACGACCCGCAGCAGGCCAGCGAGCTGACCGCCCGCGGCAATCTCGTCGCGGTGATCTCCAACGGCACCGCGGTGCTGGGCCTGGGCAACATCGGCCCGCTGGCCGGCAAGCCCGTCATGGAAGGCAAGGGCGTGCTGTTCCAGAAGTTCGCCGGCATCGACGTGTTCGACATCGAGATCGACGAGAACGACCCGGACAAGCTGATCGACATCATCGCCTCGCTGGAGCCGACCTTCGGTGGCATCAATCTGGAGGACATCAAGGCGCCGGAATGCTTCGTGGTCGAGCGCAAGCTGCGCGAACGCATGAACATCCCGGTGTTCCACGATGACCAGCACGGCACCGCGATCATCGTCGGTGCGGCGATCCTCAATGCGCTGGACATCACCGGCAAGAAGATCGAAGAGGTCAAGGTCGCCACCACCGGCATGGGTGCCGCCGGCATTTCCTGCGTGAACATGCTGGTGTCGCTGGGGGTGAAGCCGGAGAACGTGCTGGCCTTCGACCGCGACGGCGTGATCCACGCCGGCCGGCCCGGGCTGGACCCGGAGAAGGCACGCTACGCGCGCGACACCGACAAGCGCACCCTGGCCGAGGTCGTGGAGGGCGCGGACATCTTCCTCGGCCTGTCGGCGCCGGGCATCCTCAGCGCCGACATGGTGCGGAGCATGGCCCGCGACCCGGTGATCTTCGCGCTGGCCAACCCGACCCCGGAAATCATGCCGGAAGAGGCGCGCGCCGCGCGCGCCGACGCGATCATCGGCACCGGCCGTTCGGACTACCCGAACCAGGTCAACAACGCGCTGTGCTTCCCGTACCTGTTCCGCGGTGCGCTGGACGTGGGCGCGACCATCATCAACGAGGAAATGAAGATCGCCTGCGTGCGCGCGATCGCCGCACTGGCGCGCAAGGAGGCTTCCGACCTCGGCGCGGCCTACGGCGGCGAGACGCCGAGCTTCGGCCGCGACTACCTGATCCCGCGCCCGTTCGACCGCCGCCTGCTGGTGGAGTTGTCCTCGGCAGTGGCGCAGGCGGCGATGGACTCGGGCGTGGCCACCCGGCCGATCGAGGACATGCGCGCCTACCGGGAGAAGCTGGCGCAGTTCGTCTACCGCACCAGCCTGCTGATGAAGCCGGTGCACGACCAGGCGCGCGCGGACAAGCAGCGCGTGGTCTATGCCGAAGGCGAGGAAGAAGTGGTGCTGCGCGCGGTGCAGAACGTGATCGACGAAGGCGTGGCCTTGCCGATCCTGATCGGTCGCCCGGACGTGATCGAATCCCGCATCCAGCGCATGAGTCTGCGCATGAAGCCGGGCGTCGATTTCGAGATCACCAACATCAACGACGACCCGCGCTTCAACGACTACTGGCAGTACTACCACGGCCTGACCGGCCGCAAGGGCGTCACCGTGGCCGCGGCCAAGAACCTGCTGCGCTCGCGGCCAACCCTGATCGCCGCGGTGATGGTCGCCCGTGGCGAGGCCGACGCCATGCTCAGCGGCGTGGTCGGCCGCTTCCACAAGAAACTGGGCTACGTGCGCAGCGTGATCCCGCTGGAGCCTCGGGTCAGCTCGACCTCGGCGATGACCGGCGTGATCAACTCGCAGGGCGTGTTCTTCTTCGTCGATACCCACGTGCAGGAAGACCCCAGCGTCGAGCAGATCGTCGAATCCACGCTGCAGGCGGCCTACCGCATGAAGCTGTTCGGCATCGAGCCGAAGGTGGCGCTGCTGTCGCATTCCAACTTCGGCAGCCATGACTCCAGGGATGCGTTGAAGATGCGGCAGGTGCGCGAGCAGCTGCTCAAGCGCAACCCGCGGCTGAACGTGGACGGCGAAATGCAGGGCGACACCGCCTGGGACGAGGCGCTGCGCGAGAAACTGCTGCCCGGCAGCAGCCTCAAGGGCCGCGCCAACCTGTTCGTGCTGCCGAACCTGGAAGCGGCCAACATCGCCTACAACCTGGTGCGCGTATTCACCGATGGCGTGGCGATCGGCCCGATCCTGATGGGTACCTCCAAGCCGGTGCATATCCTGACCAGCAGCGCCAGCGCCCGCCGCATCCTCAACATGACCGCCATCGCCGCGGTCGATGCGCAGATCCGCAAGCAGATGGAAGCCGAGCGCGGCAACTGA
- a CDS encoding conserved hypothetical protein (Evidence 4 : Homologs of previously reported genes of unknown function) encodes MSHTATAPANAEKRYNVHRADLPLSCPTPEMALWNSHPRVYLPIEDEPNGEAACPYCGAVYVLVD; translated from the coding sequence ATGAGCCATACCGCCACCGCGCCCGCCAACGCCGAGAAGCGTTACAACGTGCATCGCGCCGACCTGCCGTTGAGCTGCCCGACGCCGGAAATGGCCCTGTGGAACTCGCACCCGCGCGTCTACCTGCCGATCGAGGACGAACCCAACGGCGAAGCCGCCTGTCCCTACTGCGGCGCGGTGTACGTGCTGGTCGACTGA
- a CDS encoding Glycosyl transferase, producing MRRLTVVQLLPALHSGGVERSTLEIARALVVAGHRAIVVSAGGRLVQPLLDSGAEHLALDIGRKSLLTLRHVASLRRLFAETGADIVHARSRLPAWLGWHALRGLPQAGRPRWVTTMHGLNSPGRYSAIMASGERVICVSQTVRDYLLGHYPDTAPERLRVIPRGVDAAQFPRVACSDRRSRLAVVERYPQLAGDGPLLLLPGRGTRLKGHVHALQLLARLHADGLQARLWMPGAREPGREAYVRELEQQAATLGIGGALAITEPTTRIAQAYAASDLVLQLSDKPEAFGRTVLEALCVGRPVLGWNHGGVGELLAQLQPSGAVAHGDMAALAQRARELLQSPPALPGRIPFTLQAMQRATLDVYGELAG from the coding sequence ATGCGCCGCCTGACCGTGGTGCAGTTGCTGCCGGCACTGCACTCCGGTGGCGTCGAGCGCTCCACTCTCGAAATCGCCCGGGCACTGGTGGTGGCCGGCCACCGTGCCATCGTCGTTTCCGCCGGCGGCCGCCTGGTCCAGCCGTTGCTGGACAGCGGTGCCGAGCACCTGGCGCTGGACATCGGCCGCAAGTCCCTGCTGACCTTGCGGCACGTGGCGTCGCTGCGGCGGCTGTTTGCCGAAACCGGCGCCGACATCGTGCATGCGCGTTCGCGGTTGCCGGCGTGGCTGGGCTGGCATGCGTTGCGCGGGTTGCCGCAGGCAGGGCGGCCGCGCTGGGTGACGACCATGCACGGGCTGAATTCGCCGGGCCGCTACAGCGCCATCATGGCCAGTGGCGAGCGGGTGATCTGCGTGTCGCAGACGGTGCGCGATTACCTGCTCGGCCATTACCCGGATACCGCGCCGGAACGCCTGCGGGTGATCCCGCGCGGGGTGGATGCGGCGCAGTTCCCGCGCGTTGCCTGCAGTGATCGCCGGTCGCGACTGGCCGTGGTCGAGCGGTACCCGCAACTGGCCGGCGACGGGCCGCTGCTGCTGCTGCCGGGTCGCGGCACGCGCCTGAAGGGCCACGTTCATGCGTTGCAGCTGCTGGCACGGCTGCATGCCGACGGCCTGCAGGCGCGGCTGTGGATGCCCGGTGCCCGCGAGCCGGGGCGTGAGGCCTACGTGCGCGAACTCGAACAGCAGGCCGCGACGCTGGGCATCGGCGGGGCGCTGGCGATCACCGAGCCCACCACGCGCATCGCCCAGGCCTATGCGGCCAGCGACCTGGTGCTGCAGTTGTCCGACAAGCCCGAGGCCTTCGGCCGCACCGTGCTGGAGGCGCTGTGCGTCGGTCGTCCGGTGCTGGGCTGGAACCACGGCGGCGTCGGCGAGCTGCTGGCGCAACTGCAGCCTTCCGGCGCGGTGGCGCATGGCGACATGGCCGCCCTGGCGCAACGGGCGAGGGAACTGCTGCAATCGCCCCCTGCGCTGCCCGGCCGGATTCCCTTTACCCTGCAGGCGATGCAACGCGCCACTCTGGATGTCTATGGCGAACTTGCCGGCTGA
- a CDS encoding conserved membrane hypothetical protein (Evidence 4 : Homologs of previously reported genes of unknown function), whose product MANLPADPSSRIPVPLAGRWAPAWVLAFVALWPLPGIAEAVLVLAALFAVVRLLQLRMRGAIGATLGVPAWALTSVLFLAYWLPQLLSALDAQAPGRALGKVAGGLRYLPFMWLVAMAVANDARRRVTFTGLAVIAGIWSLDALLQMLSATSPLFWSLDQLKQLVSGHALCLPQDVAGPGRVNGVFGACNPKLGQVLASLSPFLLLLAGQRWGRAGWAVAALFAGIAILLAGSRASWITYALVLLFTGWRLLGARWMVLAMLAAVLGVAALGTGSTQVRERIAATLPALSGKAADINAASAGRGRIWSGALCMVREHPVNGVGVRGFRDAWPECDPAHGQGAEWGDGPALHAHQLVLEILSETGLLGLSLWLMGAAMAWRAWRYADVAARERARPAALALLVTVFPLNTHLAFHSAFWGGVLLLLAALYAGALTARGEE is encoded by the coding sequence ATGGCGAACTTGCCGGCTGATCCGTCTTCCCGCATTCCCGTGCCACTTGCCGGGCGTTGGGCGCCGGCATGGGTGCTGGCCTTCGTCGCGCTGTGGCCGCTGCCGGGCATCGCCGAGGCGGTGCTGGTGCTGGCGGCGTTGTTCGCCGTGGTGCGGTTGCTGCAACTGCGCATGCGTGGTGCCATTGGCGCGACGCTGGGCGTACCGGCCTGGGCGCTGACCAGCGTGCTGTTTCTCGCCTACTGGCTGCCGCAGTTGCTGTCCGCGCTGGATGCGCAGGCTCCGGGGCGGGCGCTGGGCAAGGTGGCCGGCGGACTGCGCTATCTGCCGTTCATGTGGCTGGTGGCGATGGCAGTGGCCAACGATGCGCGGCGGCGCGTGACCTTTACGGGTCTGGCGGTGATCGCCGGCATCTGGTCGCTGGATGCGCTGTTGCAGATGCTGTCCGCGACCAGCCCGCTGTTCTGGTCGCTGGACCAGCTCAAGCAGTTGGTGTCCGGCCATGCATTGTGCCTGCCGCAGGATGTGGCCGGCCCCGGTCGCGTCAATGGCGTGTTCGGTGCCTGCAATCCCAAATTGGGGCAGGTGCTGGCGAGCCTGTCGCCGTTCCTGTTGCTGCTGGCGGGCCAGCGCTGGGGGCGGGCCGGCTGGGCGGTGGCCGCCTTGTTTGCCGGCATCGCGATACTGCTGGCCGGTTCGCGTGCCTCGTGGATCACCTATGCACTGGTGTTGCTGTTTACCGGTTGGCGCCTGCTGGGTGCACGCTGGATGGTGCTGGCGATGCTGGCCGCGGTGTTGGGCGTGGCGGCCTTGGGAACGGGTTCGACGCAAGTGCGCGAACGCATTGCCGCGACCCTGCCGGCGCTGAGCGGCAAGGCTGCCGACATCAACGCCGCTTCGGCCGGGCGCGGCCGCATCTGGAGTGGCGCGTTGTGCATGGTGCGCGAGCATCCGGTCAATGGCGTGGGCGTGCGCGGCTTCCGCGATGCCTGGCCGGAATGCGACCCGGCCCACGGCCAGGGAGCCGAGTGGGGCGATGGCCCGGCGCTGCATGCGCATCAACTGGTACTGGAAATCCTCAGCGAGACCGGCCTGCTGGGCCTGTCGTTGTGGCTGATGGGTGCGGCAATGGCATGGCGCGCCTGGCGCTACGCCGACGTCGCGGCACGCGAACGCGCACGCCCGGCGGCATTGGCGTTGCTGGTCACGGTGTTCCCGCTCAACACCCATCTGGCCTTCCACTCGGCGTTCTGGGGTGGCGTGTTGCTGCTGTTGGCGGCGCTGTATGCGGGTGCGTTGACGGCCAGGGGCGAGGAGTGA